A genomic region of Arachis stenosperma cultivar V10309 chromosome 9, arast.V10309.gnm1.PFL2, whole genome shotgun sequence contains the following coding sequences:
- the LOC130948532 gene encoding putative pentatricopeptide repeat-containing protein At1g53330, translating to MQMATPKPISPFRLSSLLRSEKDPSKALKLFLHPNPTQPKPFRHSLLSYDLLITKLGRAKMFLEMEQILHRLCHHTTFCVPEPLLCQVITLYGRNCLPSSAIHTFLSLGSFRCTPTVKSFNSLLNALLTSRDFQNFSEFASRVMEFTQPDTCTFNILINAWCLRGNIDCAWKVFDEMRDLGVPPSEVTFGTLINGLCKSMRLQEALKLKEIMIKDHKLKPNVNLYTTLIKGGCVAGEMDRVFRIKDEMVRNNVKLDAAVYNTLMDALFKAGRKDEGWQVLDEMNKNGCKPDLVTYNVMIAEFCSENNFEEVFRILDGMEGGGVKPDVVIYNVIIGWLCKTGKCNEANDLFQDMPRRGCTPDVVTYRTLFDGLCGWMHLSEAALILDEMLFKGYAPLSRSLNRFIDGMCSEGNFELLLTVLSSLGRKEDILNEDIWKIVVSMVFKPKELQENFDFELLDTLVVPYQT from the coding sequence ATGCAAATGGCCACACCAAAGCCCATATCACCCTTCAGACTCTCTTCACTCCTCCGTTCCGAAAAAGACCCCTCCAAAGCCCTCAAACTCTTCCTCCACCCAAACCCAACCCAACCCAAACCCTTCCGCCACTCTCTCCTCTCCTACGACCTCCTCATCACCAAGCTAGGCCGTGCCAAGATGTTCCTGGAGATGGAACAAATCCTCCACCGCCTCTGCCACCACACCACCTTCTGCGTCCCTGAACCCCTCCTCTGCCAAGTCATCACCCTCTATGGCCGCAACTGCCTCCCCTCCTCCGCCATCCACACCTTCCTCTCCCTCGGTTCCTTCCGCTGCACGCCAACCGTCAAGTCCTTCAACTCCCTCCTCAATGCCCTCCTCACCTCCCGCGATTTCCAGAATTTCTCAGAATTCGCGTCACGAGTAATGGAATTCACGCAGCCAGATACTTGCACGTTCAACATTCTGATCAATGCGTGGTGCTTGAGAGGCAACATTGATTGTGCATGGaaggtgtttgatgaaatgcgtGACCTTGGTGTTCCTCCCAGCGAGGTTACTTTTGGGACTTTGATTAATGGTCTTTGCAAAAGCATGCGGCTGCAAGAGGCGCTGAAGTTGAAGGAGATTATGATAAAGGATCATAAGTTGAAGCCTAATGTTAACTTGTACACCACGCTGATCAAAGGTGGTTGTGTGGCTGGGGAGATGGATCGAGTCTTTAGGATCAAGGATGAGATGGTGAGAAACAATGTGAAGTTGGATGCTGCTGTTTATAACACTCTGATGGACGCACTTTTCAAGGCCGGGAGGAAGGATGAGGGGTGGCAGGTTTTGGATGAGATGAACAAGAATGGCTGCAAACCTGACTTGGTGACTTACAATGTGATGATTGCAGAGTTTTGTAGTGAGAATAATTTCGAAGAAGTGTTTAGGATTTTGGATGGGATGGAAGGTGGTGGTGTGAAGCCTGATGTTGTGATCTACAATGTGATTATTGGTTGGCTGTGTAAGACAGGGAAATGTAATGAAGCGAATGATTTGTTTCAAGATATGCCAAGGCGAGGATGCACTCCAGATGTTGTGACGTATCGCACCCTTTTTGATGGTCTATGTGGATGGATGCATTTGAGTGAAGCTGCATTGATTTTGGATGAGATGTTGTTCAAAGGCTATGCTCCTCTTTCTAGGAGTTTGAACAGATTTATAGATGGGATGTGCAGCGAAGGGAATTTTGAGTTGCTGTTGACAGTTTTGAGTAGTCTGGGTAGAAAGGAAGATATTTTGAATGAGGACATATGGAAAATTGTGGTTTCCATGGTTTTCAAACCAAAGGAGCTGCAAGAAAACTTTGACTTTGAGCTTTTGGATACATTGGTCGTGCCATATCAAACATGA
- the LOC130948531 gene encoding glycerol kinase, with translation MSKEDVFVGAIDQGTSSSRFIIYDKSARPITSHQVEFTQFYPQAGWVEHDPMEILESVKVCVAKAVDKATADGFNVDKGLKAIGITNQRETTLVWSKSTGAPLHNAIVWMDVRTTSICRRLEKELSGGKGHFVDSCGLPISTYFSATKLLWLMENVDAVKEGIKKKDALFGTVDTWLIWNLTGGKDGGLHVTDVSNASRTMLMNLKTLDWDPATLKTLGIPGEILPKIVSNAEVIGNVATGWPIKGVQISGCLGDQHAAMLGQVCRKGEAKSTYGTGAFILLNTGDKVIKSNHGLLSTIAYKLGSKAQTNYALEGSVAIAGAAVQWLRDNLGIISSASDIEAMASQVENTGGVYFVPAFNGLFAPWWRDDARGIVIGITRYTTKAHIARAVLESMCFQVKDVVDSMQKDYGNDKKDGVLRVDGGATINNLLMQTQADLSAMPVIRPSDIETTARGAAFAAGLAAGIWKEDFIFDTAEQMKKATTFRPIMTEEVRKKKVECWNKAVNRSFDLADLSFEL, from the exons ATGTCAAAGGAGGATGTttttgttggcgccattgaccAAGGAACCAGTAGCAGCAGGTTCATAATCTATGACAAATCTGCTCGTCCAATTACATCTCACCAAGTTGAATTCACTCAATTCTATCCACAGGCTGG GTGGGTGGAGCATGATCCAATGGAGATCTTGGAGAGTGTGAAGGTTTGTGTTGCTAAGGCTGTGGACAAGGCTACAGCTGATGGATTCAATGTGGATAAGGGTTTGAAGGCTATTGGCATCACCAATCAGAGGGAGACTACCCTTGTTTGGAGCAAATCCACTGGTGCCCCTCTTCACAATGCTATTGTTTGGATGGATGTTCGTACCACTTCGATTTGCAG GAGATTAGAAAAGGAGTTATCTGGTGGGAAAGGCCACTTTGTGGACAGCTGTGGTTTGCCGATAAGCACATATTTCAGCGCCACGAAGCTGCTGTGGTTGATGGAAAATGTAGACGCCGTCAAGGAGGGTATAAAGAAAAAAGATGCCCTGTTTGGAACTGTAGACACTTGGTTAATATGGAATTTAACCGGAGGGAAGGACGGAGGATTGCATGTAACTGATGTATCAAATGCATCTCGGACGATGCTGATGAACCTGAAGACCCTTGATTGGGATCCTGCTACCTTAAAAACCCTTGGAATCCCTGGTGAAATTTTGCCTAAAATTGTTAGTAATGCCGAGGTCATAGGAAATGTTGCTACCGGGTGGCCGATCAAAGGGGTACAAATTTCGGGATGTTTAGGGGATCAGCACGCAGCGATGCTAGGACAAGTGTGCCgtaaaggagaagctaaaagcACTTATGGCACAGGTGCTTTCATACTTCTAAATACCGGTGACAAAGTAATTAAGTCAAACCATGGTCTTCTAAGCACCATTGCTTACAAGCTTGGCTCCAAGGCTCAAACCAATTATGCGCTGGAAGGATCGGTTGCTATTGCTGGAGCTGCAGTGCAGTGGCTTAGGGACAATCTTGGGATTATTTCTAGTGCATCGGATATAGAGGCTATGGCATCACAGGTTGAAAACACGGGTGGCGTTTACTTTGTTCCTGCTTTCAATGGATTGTTTGCTCCGTGGTGGCGTGATGATGCTCGGGGGATTGTCATTGGAATAACAAGGTACACAACCAAGGCTCACATAGCTCGTGCTGTACTTGAGAGCATGTGTTTTCAGGTGAAAGATGTGGTGGACTCGATGCAAAAAGATTATGGAAACGATAAAAAAGATGGCGTGCTCAGAGTGGATGGTGGTGCAACTATTAACAACTTGCTGATGCAGACTCAG GCAGATTTGTCTGCAATGCCGGTGATTAGGCCATCTGACATAGAGACGACAGCGCGTGGAGCAGCCTTTGCTGCTGGGTTAGCAGCTGGTATTTGGAAAGAAGATTTTATCTTCGATACGGCGGAACAGATGAAGAAAGCTACTACCTTCCGTCCGATAATGACCGAGGAAgtgaggaagaagaaggtggAGTGCTGGAACAAAGCTGTTAATAGAAGTTTTGACTTGGCTGATCTTTCATTTGAATTATGA